One genomic region from Xyrauchen texanus isolate HMW12.3.18 chromosome 4, RBS_HiC_50CHRs, whole genome shotgun sequence encodes:
- the wdr44 gene encoding WD repeat-containing protein 44 encodes MASDTSDTEEFYDAAEDVNFTPTYLASPAEFEISQPVGLAESVAQEVTAILVQPESRHDDSLQIIDSIIEESQKNGVKDQLLREEERSGASSVEEKSPIAEDHSVVASQVPVTATVSLEDSDMKPREAGHTEQLPDVRQQDIQERAPDVAGVAQVGQDQAMPPPPDITSTLVQPSQPNSLPCAETHKTADILEQVPMAEPDGPGPSKPPRHLTLEPDIVASTKKQPPSRPPPPSGAPPPRPPPPTRPNFPASKKSQEEMRPTGLEVSVEQADEPCGLVSPNASVRCITKEIQHSLDLASATSGEKVVTAQENDEQASCPSSSETPGPQRPRSNSGRELTDEEILASVMIKNLDTGEEIPLIQAEEKLPTGINPLTLHIMRRTKEYISNDAAQSDDDDKSQPALTDTDGGKLKQRTTQLKKFLGKSVKRAKHLAEEYGEKAVNKVKSVRDEVFHTDQDDPSSSDDEGMPYTRPVKFKAAHSFKGPFDFDQIKVVQDLSGEHMGAVWTMKFSHCGRLLATAGQDNVVRIWVLKNAFDYFNNMRIKYNTEGRVSPSPSQESLCSSKSDTEGGFVAAVEDTDNEDRNLPFRQVPFCKYKGHTADLLDLSWSKNYFLLSSSMDKTVRLWHISRRECLCCFQHIDFVTAIAFHPRDDRYFLSGSLDGKLRLWNIPDKKVALWNEVDGQTRLITAANFCQNGKYAVIGTYDGRCIFYDTERLKYHTQIHVRSTRGRNRVGRKITGIEPLPGENKILVTSNDSRIRLYDLRDLSLSMKYKGYVNGSSQIKASFSHDYSFIVSGSEDKYVYIWSTYHDLSKFTSVRRDRNDFWEGIKAHNAVVTSAIFAPHPDLIVPQEPGVEKPDSDCKSDSTDDSETIPSGALKTDHFEVLLSADFTGAIKVFVNVKKY; translated from the exons ATGGCGTCGGATACCAGCGACACGGAGGAGTTTTACGATGCAGCGGAGGATGTCAACTTCACTCCTACATATCTTGC GTCACCTGCAGAATTTGAAATTTCCCAACCTGTG GGTCTTGCAGAGAGTGTGGCACAGGAAGTCACTGCCATATTGGTTCAGCCAGAATCCCGCCATGATGATTCCCTTCAG ATCATTGACAGTATTATAGAAGAGAGTCAAAAAAATGGAGTGAAAGATCAGTTGCTGAGAGAAGAAGAGAGATCTGGAGCCTCATCTGTAGAGGAAAAGAGCCCAATTGCAGAAGACCACAGTGTTGTTGCAAGTCAGGTTCCTGTGACCGCAACAGTATCTCTGGAGGATTCTGACATGAAACCTCGTGAAGCTGGCCACACTGAGCAGCTGCCTGATGTGAGACAACAGGACATTCAGGAAAGAGCACCAGATGTGGCTGGTGTCGCCCAAGTGGGCCAGGACCAAGCTATGCCACCCCCTCCTGACATAACAAGTACTCTGGTTCAGCCATCACAACCCAACTCCCTGCCCTGTGCTGAAACTCATAAAACAGCTGACATTTTAGAACAAGTCCCTATGGCTGAACCAGATGGCCCTGGCCCTTCCAAACCTCCCAGACATCTAACATTGGAGCCTGACATTGTGGCTAGTACCAAGAAGCAACCACCCTCAAGACCACCCCCACCCAGCGgggctccacctcctaggccgcCTCCCCCTACACGCCCCAACTTCCCAGCTAGTAAAAAGTCCCAGGAAGAGATGCGACCAACAGGACTAGAAG TCTCTGTAGAGCAAGCAGATGAGCCGTGTGGATTGGTCAGCCCAAATGCCTCAGTGCGATGCATCACAAAAGAAATCCAGCACTCCTTGGATCTCGCTAGTGCAACTAGTGGCGAAAAAGTGGTCACTGCACAG GAAAACGATGAGCAAGCATCTTGTCCTAGCAGCAGTGAGACACCTGGACCACAGAGACCAAGGTCTAACTCAGGCAGAGAACTTACTGATGAG GAGATTCTTGCGAGTGTAATGATCAAGAATCTGGACACTGGTGAGGAGATCCCATTGATCCAGGCAGAAGAGAAACTACCCACTGGAATCAACCCTCTCACACTGCACATAATGAGGAGAACTAAGGAGTAtatctc AAATGATGCAGCACAGTCGGATGATGATGATAAGTCCCAGCCTGCCCTTACAGACACCGATGGAGGGAAACTCAAACAGAGAAC GACACAGTTGAAGAAGTTTCTGGGTAAATCGGTTAAGAGGGCGAAGCACCTGGCAGAGGAATATGGAGAGAAAGCTGTGAATAAAGTCAAGAGCGTTCGGGACGAGGTTTTCCACACAGACCAGGACGACCCATCGTCCAGTGATGATGAGGGAATGCCGTACACCAGACCGGTTAAGTTTAAAGCGGCTCACAGCTTCAAAGGGCCCTTTGACTTTGACCAAATCAAAGTGGTGCAGGACCTGAGTGGAGAGCACATg ggtgcTGTCTGGacaatgaaattctctcattgtgGGAGGCTGCTGGCTACAGCAGGGCAGGATAATGTTGTTCGGATCTGGGTCCTAAAAAATGCCTTTGACTATTTCAACAACATgagaataaaatacaatacagaAG GACGTGTATCCCCATCTCCCTCTCAGGAGAGTCTATGTTCCTCTAAATCAGATACAGAGGGAGGG TTTGTTGCTGCAGTGGAAGACACGGACAATGAGGACAGAAACTTGCCATTCCGACAGGTTCCATTCTGCAAGTACAAAGGTCATACTGCTGACCTGCTGGATCTATCTTGGTCGAAG AACTACTTCCTCCTGTCATCATCTATGGATAAAACGGTCCGTTTGTGGCACATCTCCAGAAGAGAGTGTCTCTGCTGTTTTCAGCATATAGACTTTGTTACAGCCATTGCATTTCATCCCAGG GATGACAGGTATTTTTTGAGTGGCTCTTTGGACGGAAAGTTGCGGTTATGGAATATTCCAGATAAAAAGGTGGCACTGTGGAACGAGGTAGATGGACAGACACGTCTTATTACAGCGGCTAACTTCTGCCAGAATGGAAAATATGCAGTTATCGGCACTTACGATGGACGCTGCATTTTTTATGACACAGAG CGTCTTAAGTATCATACCCAAATCCATGTTCGCTCCACAAGAGGCAGGAATCGTGTGGGCCGCAAAATTACTGGTATCGAGCCGCTGCCTGGAGAGAACAAG ATCTTGGTGACATCGAATGACTCTCGTATTCGCTTGTATGACCTGAGAGATTTGTCTCTTTCCATGAAGTATAAAGGCTACGTGAACGGCAGCAGTCAGATCAAAGCCAGCTTCAG CCATGACTACTCGTTCATTGTGAGCGGCTCAGAAGACAAGTATGTGTACATATGGAGCACATACCACGACCTCAGCAAGTTCACCTCTGTACGGCGAGACCGCAATGATTTCTGGGAAGGGATCAAAg CCCATAATGCTGTGGTGACTTCAGCCATTTTTGCTCCCCATCCGGATCTTATTGTGCCTCAGGAGCCAGGGGTAGAGAAGCCTGACTCAGACTGTAAGAGTGACAGCACGGATGATTCAGAGACCATCCCATCAG GGGCGCTGAAAACAGACCACTTTGAAGTTTTGCTCTCTGCTGATTTCACTGGAGCCATTAAAGTGTTTGTCAACGTTAAGAAATACTGA